Proteins encoded within one genomic window of Candidatus Coatesbacteria bacterium:
- a CDS encoding SH3 domain-containing protein translates to MLVNPRRIPVFLLLLAGVALGDAGWLDYYHPVPQPVLGELESGHPAVELVSLTATLTLGVEVTLEARYELYNSGPATEVELHFPLQSSLTTLIADPADFGVIDPTTVIEEREELAAPPFPCRIRRDAGTLECTFQRERTLSFEDAFAEADSGNDARPVEESCETYARCRLELADGESAVLRLSETAPWNGKHFEASLVYSLESARDWAGTLEGGRIVLQPGAGFDWNGVWMYSSAGLPPGNENAESVVWEFAELSGTPDDEVPRVVVLARHPADERPSLTGTVTARRGVNFRSEPNPAAERVPGHEKLENGERVEVFGRVGDWWRVEDAADRSGWLRWRYVDPDTGELQLYATLSGA, encoded by the coding sequence ATGTTAGTCAACCCCCGCCGCATTCCAGTGTTCTTGTTGCTCCTGGCCGGGGTTGCCCTGGGAGACGCCGGCTGGCTGGACTATTACCATCCCGTGCCGCAGCCTGTCCTAGGCGAGCTGGAGAGCGGGCACCCCGCCGTCGAGCTGGTTTCTCTCACCGCGACCCTCACCCTGGGCGTTGAGGTGACCCTCGAAGCCCGCTACGAACTGTACAACTCCGGTCCCGCGACCGAAGTCGAGCTGCACTTCCCCCTCCAGAGCTCGCTGACGACATTGATCGCCGACCCCGCCGATTTCGGCGTCATCGACCCGACCACGGTCATCGAGGAGCGCGAGGAGTTGGCCGCGCCGCCCTTTCCCTGCCGGATCCGCCGCGACGCCGGGACCCTGGAATGCACCTTCCAGCGCGAGCGGACCCTGAGCTTCGAAGACGCCTTCGCGGAAGCCGACAGCGGCAACGACGCCCGTCCGGTCGAGGAGAGCTGCGAAACCTACGCCCGCTGCCGTCTGGAGCTCGCCGACGGTGAAAGCGCCGTGCTGCGGCTCAGTGAAACCGCCCCCTGGAACGGCAAACACTTCGAGGCCTCGCTGGTTTACTCCCTCGAGTCGGCCCGTGATTGGGCGGGAACCCTCGAAGGGGGGCGGATAGTCCTCCAGCCCGGCGCGGGCTTCGACTGGAACGGCGTCTGGATGTACAGCTCGGCGGGGCTGCCGCCGGGGAACGAAAACGCTGAAAGCGTCGTTTGGGAGTTCGCAGAGCTGAGCGGGACCCCCGATGACGAGGTCCCCCGCGTCGTCGTGTTGGCCAGGCATCCCGCCGATGAACGCCCCTCGCTGACCGGCACGGTCACGGCGCGCCGCGGCGTCAACTTCCGCAGCGAGCCCAACCCCGCGGCGGAGCGGGTCCCGGGTCACGAAAAACTGGAAAACGGCGAGCGCGTCGAGGTGTTCGGCCGGGTGGGCGACTGGTGGCGCGTCGAGGATGCCGCCGACCGCTCGGGCTGGCTGCGCTGGCGCTACGTCGATCCCGACACCGGCGAGCTGCAGCTCTACGCCACCCTGAGCGGCGCCTGA